One stretch of Skermanella mucosa DNA includes these proteins:
- a CDS encoding recombinase family protein, which yields MQRFVTYYRVSTQRQGRSGLGLEAQQAAVTAFLAGRDAQVIGEYREIESGRTSDRQQLAAAMLMCRMTGSVLLIAKLDRLARDAHFLLGLEKSGIEFLAADMPFANRLTIGIMALVAEEEAKAISARTKAALAARKARGLPLGNRASLRPADRQRAATAAAAWSKKAAAHAAMVLPAVQEMRAVGMSLRATARELTQRGFTTVTGGAWTATQVSAVLRRIGSDQI from the coding sequence ACGCAGCGGCAGGGACGATCGGGCCTCGGGCTCGAAGCCCAGCAGGCTGCGGTGACGGCGTTCCTCGCCGGCCGGGATGCCCAGGTGATCGGCGAGTACCGGGAGATCGAGAGCGGCCGGACGTCCGACCGCCAGCAGCTCGCCGCGGCGATGCTGATGTGTCGGATGACGGGCAGCGTGCTCCTGATCGCCAAGCTCGACCGCCTGGCCCGCGACGCGCACTTCCTCCTGGGGCTGGAGAAGTCGGGCATTGAGTTCCTCGCCGCTGACATGCCGTTCGCGAACCGGTTGACGATCGGCATCATGGCCCTGGTCGCGGAGGAGGAGGCCAAGGCTATCAGTGCCAGGACGAAGGCGGCGCTGGCGGCTAGAAAGGCGCGTGGTCTGCCGCTCGGGAACCGGGCCAGCCTTCGCCCCGCTGATCGGCAACGGGCAGCGACAGCAGCGGCGGCCTGGTCGAAGAAGGCGGCAGCGCACGCCGCCATGGTGCTCCCTGCAGTTCAGGAAATGCGCGCTGTCGGCATGTCGCTGCGCGCCACGGCCCGAGAACTAACCCAGCGGGGTTTCACGACAGTGACAGGCGGAGCTTGGACGGCAACACAGGTATCCGCAGTATTGCGACGCATCGGCTCTGACCAGATTTGA